tagctgctgtgggcagctgtcctgtgctgatctcgtcatctgctgtaacccaatagtccttttttggttcacttcactgtacattgaattaccactgcctgaccatgcacgtgcgcacaagcacgatgactgctaaacacaccactacagaaatattcccaccgacaggacgaacgtcctggaggtgacaagcaactagtaaaaactattattcgctcacttgacggtatcattaaagctttttgcgtttttttttcgttgcagtaaacccggcgttttgtctttgcgtgtgaaccggccgtaacctttacacgacttgattggaatgtagacgccggacgttttaaagcagtttattacacaagtttagaaatgtactgtgatttgtgccctttacagcacaaaacgcaacgctgtgtcaacaacgtatttttcagataaatttttgcccttgatccccctcctgcatgccactgtccaggtcgtggcaccctttaaacaactttaaaatcagttttctggccagaaatggcttttctaggttttaaagttcgccttcccattgaagtctatggggttcgcaaagttcgcgaatattcgcactttttagaggaagttcgcaaactttttttttgaggtttgctacatccctaataaGGAGCAGTGCAATCTGATTCTCGTGATTCTTACACAGCCATTAATTGCAGTTAACTGtatttagggctatggcacacataggggccgatttactaaaggtcaataaaatgagcgctatttaaagcatgcgttaaaaattttattgcttcttattttttgcgttaAGATTCGATGCACTAAAAGGACacatgtcataattaagaagtgatgttctttgcgttatttaacttgcgatgagcatttttcttgcgttattttctgccGTGTgttatattagcgcacgattttacgcacgtaaccattactttctgaaaactactgttctgaaaatgcccatttccatgcaaactggaggctgcatcactctggggccaacacagacttgaataaatcccactgcaaagtccttattgtgttgccaaaagctcacgaaccacaattttctctaagtaccgcctgccccaagtaggtgttaatcttcgcacagactaatgcgatatttagcgcatttaacactTCAGAagtgttttttgtgcatgcgatatgcgtcatATCAATATGACTTAATTATCATTAGGTTTAATTAActgcttattattacagaaataaaaagcaaatttcagagctttctggataactggtaaaACAGACCCCATACAAAGGACTGGGCTTACACATCAGGCTGAATAAAGACAGAACTAGGGTGGCCAACCATCTGGTTTTGAACCGATGTCATCATGAACTGATATCATCATGCCCACCCCTAGCTTTACTGCCCCACCCTCAACACCATCAGCCCCGCCTCATTTGTTCGTATTTAAccactggcaaaggtggcaaccctaatggggCATGACAGCACAGGGTAGGACTATGATGCGGCGATCGCTGATTGCCCAATCGCCGCATGAATCTTCGAGAGTCTTTGGGATTAATCTTGGAGAAAATGGGCATGTCGTTTTGATCTggacagccctaccaaaaaccgggctgtccaagtcaaaaccggacagatggcaaccctagtgtaGGCTTTTCACCCATCCAAATTTACACACAAGACGTCCTTATCAAAACCATGGGGCGACGGTTTAACAAATCCACCCCTGCATCCATCCAACCCCCAATGCCACTGTACAGACATGGAAATGCTTTGTCTATGAAGTGTTGGTGATGGACTTACCCATAGACAGAGCTAGATACACTACCTATGGAAAGTGGTGACAGGTATTTTCCTCCAACCTTATAGTGATTAAAATGCCCTTTGTGCCCATTTTTGTTGTATGAACCAATTTTGTATCTTCTATTACAGGCAAAATgtgctgatttgctgtggcacaGTGGCATAAGTAGAAATTCTTGGCTCCACAGCAAATTTATTTAAAGGTCCTCTAAAgctaatgaaatattttttagaaaCAGATATTAAAATGCAGTCCCTAGTGGTTGCAGCTTCTCCTTCCTGTAAGTGGGTGGATTTAATGTTGGTTATAGTGTGGATGTGTTATACCGTATGGTACAGGAGCGCCCCCTTTCCTTGGAGACTTTGTTAAACTTTGGGTTTGGGCCTGTTGTGGCACATGGGTGGGAGGGTAATCATGCTGAGTCTGCTGATATAACTTTACTGCAGTTGTATATATCATCTCAGACCCTATCCCCCAGGCTGTAGATCTCTCCTGATGCGCCTAAGGTAAGAATAAAGTaggtgcgctcaggggagggtgggcccctgcatcccccagtctgaccctgtttcaTCAGTGCGAATGTGCATACATGTGGGCTGCAGGTTGGGTGATTTTATACAAATTATGGAAGTTTTAATATGCCCATATTATAAAACAGGGGCACAATACGAGTCAAGGGACACAAATGACTTTATTAAGCATTGACTATTACTGATCACACCTCCAAGCACTGCTTATGAAGACATATTTTACAGGACATTCACTGATGTAGTGAATTCTAAATAAGTAACCAGAAAATCTAAAGCAatgatcatttatataaataaaaatactactGATTTTGAAAGCCCTTCATATCCTGAGCACACCAGGGTGCAATTTATATACAGGCAGGAGATATCTTAACTGGGAACCCAACGCAAAGAATGCTCCAAAATCTGGGAATAGTGGCCAGTTGGTATAAAAAGTCGCCTTACAGTACAGCTACAAGAGCATTTTAACTTTGTGCTGCTAAttgtatgaattttctgaggAGAACTGGAACAGAACCTTTTTGTAAAGCTAATGGTATAATAAACTTGACTTTAACCTTTGTGAGCCAGTAGCTTTTGATATTACTGTACCTTTTGTTGCCAGTAAACATGCCTAGCAGCACAGAtgaaaaggaatatatataagACAAGTGCTACCGTTAGGGAAGCATACTATTGCTGCTATACTTTTTGCCAGCTGACTGTAATGTTGCAAGCAGGAGCAGCATTACTCTGATGCAGCACACACCACTACAGCCTATATGTTCCAAACATGAAATTCAGGAAACTAAATGCATTACGCCATGGATAAACTTGGAAAATGTAACATGTGTAGGACACATCTGTAAAGCTACTGACAAATAACTCATGTGTCCGTCTCTGGGGTGAGTAGCAGGTATATATGGGTAGTACTTCTCTCATGAGTCCAAAGGAGGTGTTCTTGTTTCAGTGCATTAATTCATAAGGTCTTATAGTAAGGAACACAGATGCTTCTGGTTGTCAATCAGGCAATGTAACGGAAAAATTAAGATAAAGTATAGTTGTCcctttaaaagttatattttaatttggAAGAAGCAATGGCAGCAAATTGAATATTAATGAAGAGAAAAAAAGTGATATTTGGGAGCAGAGTTAGGCTTACTGGTTGTTGAGCCTGAATTATAAACTGAAAGATGTATCACAAAAAATAGGTCCCTTCAGGTTAAATAGCCCTTCCAACAGCAACCTCTGCAGGTTACATTAAAAAATGATATCTATCTGTTTTACTAAATACCATAAAAACAACAATTCTTCATTCTGTTCACTATTTTAAACCACTTCTATATATTCATAAAATCATATGTCAAGCAATGTAAGTTGTAAAGTATCTAAGGTAGTACATGTATCCACCATAGCAATTGTCCCCCCATTATATTGCACTAacataaattatgtttaaaaacataGTATGCATATCTGTCCTTGTTCAACCAAGTTGCAATCTTTCCTCTCCACATTGTCTCGATACTTGCGAATGGTCAGGACTGTGTGCCAGACATATTGCTTTTGGATATCTACTGTGCTACTGGTATGGTTTTTCCACACCTGCGACCAGCAACTTAGCTACAATTGCTTAGTATTCGGGGTTTCATGGAGctaatactatataaataagtaataaagtatGCATTTAACCCCATATGGATTAATAATAACAAGCAATGTTGTATTTAGTGTTCAGGCCTGTGGGAATCCATGTGCCCAGGATCAAAATCCAATATGTTTCACATAAGTTTAGAGACACATCATATTCCTTTATTAGTGGGACCTGGACATGTTCTATGGCCTTGATACATCGATCTTCTATACATCTTCTATACATTTTGTGGAATATGAATTAAAATGTCTCCTTATAGGTGAACTACCATCCCTATTCTCAATGCCATTCTTGTGTTCACTTAATCTTTCTTTACAAATTGTGCGCAGCTAAATTAGTGCagaacaacatttttatataagtGGTCCCTGATGGATTTAAATTCTGTGTAACCTTGCACATTTTACACCCATACAAATTAACAAGGTCTCTTTAGGGCAAGTCTTGTCTTTTTTTAGGGCTACTGGGCTCCTGTTTGTTATGACCAGTGATGTCAGTAATAAGCCACATTTATGGCCCTACATACATAAGAATGCTGTTGCAAGGTTTTTTATGGGGGCACCATTCTGCCATATGAGGTGGCACTCCATTCCACACCCTCCAAACTCTATTCTATAGTGCTCCTCTCCGCATTCTCTCttaccgctgacgcgtttcgccacttccggcttcctcccatcgctcaggaggaagctGGAAGTGGCAAAACGCATCAGCAGCGAGAAAGGACAAggagaggagcactatacagggcaggactgctgaacccaggagcGACATTGCAGGTcctgaacagggaaagaaaaaagaacagccacctgatccataccagtgactcttgATACTCTCATCCTATAcactgtttgtgagtgtattgggaagttttatttgtattaaagtaattacgtttttacacatatggcgtatgcatttatcccactgtaagtgcacagaaggggaagggaaatggAAAAGtagtggaattaacctaaagttgctaaagttggaaatttacctatgtgaagtggttcctaacactgactgaaattaagaggtgggaaagcagagagttgtgagctacaagcgaaccaattggatgccatataaacccaagggggtctgtaagtagattggcaattggaaagggatatcacaactgggcacaaaatggtgatataagtaaaagtcatcactggtgttaaaaagcacattggAGTgaacattgtgaagtaataacagtagtgcactatatatatatttttttttcctcataagacctcattgctaagtctaaagcagaagagggcactttggagtattttattgaaaaGTCCTGCTGGAGGCAAGGTTTTCGCTTTGCCCGATGGATAAAATCAGAGGTGTAACTTAAGGTAACTGAGCGCAGGCCTGGGCTTGAGGGGGGCACAGTTGACCATAAAAAAGTGCCCACCTGGGTTCCCATTGGAACCCCTTcccacccacccatttccctcAAAGCTgttggtctgcttcctctgttgttacaccactggtaCTGTCTCCAAATACTGATAAAACTGCAGTTCTAATGGAACAGTCCCAATATCCATGCTTTAAGCTTAAGTGCAGCACTAATAACTTGTAGCACAGAATTTGTTTGCTCGGACTGAGCATCCTGGGACTGGCGCGGAACTTCAAGTTTCTGCACTGCCCCTGTAAGTTCTGGTGGAACAGACAGGGCTTTTTGAGGCTCGTGGACAATAAATCGTTTTCTACGATTCTTTAGAGTCAGGTTTTCTTGAATATTCTGAATTGTTGCTTGATTTGTAGGCTCCACATTCTTTTCCTCTTTTGCACTTGGGTTTACATCATCCATAACAGTTCCAAAAGGAAAGTTTAGAACAGATTCATTTACCTCAGTTGTGCTTTTCATTTCCTCACTAATGATTGTATCAACCATCCACTTTACAAAGCTCTGCGTAGAGATAAAAACTCCAGGGGAATTAATCTGGCTACAGCCTGATCCCCAACTTGCTATCCCAATCACAGAGAAgaccttttttattttgcacatgaGGGGTCCAGCACTGTCCCCCTAAAGGAAGCAAAATGAAATCAGTATCACAATTTTAGAGTACAGCATTATtcttacaataataataataatagtatacgGTTATACATCTTGGGACAGGTACATTATGGCAAGAATCTAGATTTAGATTTAGATCTTTCTTTTGCCAGAACTTCTGTTACAGATTAGCCTGTATGGACAATACCAAACATTCTTCCTGATATAGGGTACCAAACAAAATGACTCTTACCTGGCAGCTTGTCATATTTGTTGAGTTTTGGCTTGCACAtagattattttcttttatggCTCCATGATAGGTTATGTTGCAATTCTTGTTATCAATCCTTTTCACTTTGGCTTCTTGCATTATAGCCACTGATTCCTCACCTAGATATAAAGAAAATTGGTTATCCAATGAATGGCACTATCTCTGTGACAAAATATACCTGCTTTTCTATGGAAAGGTAACCTTTAATTCATGATGTATAGTGGAAGATAGAACAAATATGAAGATATCATTGATACGCTGGAAGCAGTGAAACAGTTACATGTTGTCTCTATTATAAAAAGCACAGGCCTACCTTCCTCTTCAACACCCCATCCTGCCATATAGCATTCCGTCAGGGGTTCAAGTTTAGCAGATGATGAGGGTAAACAAGCTGGTTGAATTCGATCACTAAATTGGACAGCTTCATTTAGCTGAACCAATGCAATGTCATTTTTCTCCGTATTTGGATCATATTGTTCATGCTGAATGATCTGTCGAATATAACGAACTTGAGACTTTGGTCCATGGTTAGATAAGTGACGTGCTCCAAACACCAATTGCAATGACCTTGTAGCATTctctctggaataataaataaaaggataTCACACAAACCAGCTATGACCTGCTCTAATTTATTGATTAGACACTATAACCTCCCTTATTACCCATAATCTCTTAATCATTATAGCATCCATATGGTTACCAAAGAGAAAGAAACGGCATATTATGCAGCTACATAgatatttgcaaatatttgtggTTTATTccagaaaataatattttcttctCAGATATTACTAAATCTATTTAATTGATCTTACCCATTAAGTGTCTTGAAGCAATGGGCGGCTGTCATAACCCAACGACTGTTCAAGATGGTCCCTGCGCAGATATGTCTGTAGGTATTGTTTTCCTGCTGCTGGATACTGGTTATCCAGGGCCACTCTCCTTCATCTACATTCAGTTCTTTTAAATGAAGGACCCCAAGTCGTAAATGATCTATGAAAGCATCTACAATAGATAACTTTCCATGATCTGCATTCAGTCCTTTTTCTTCTTGTTTCTGGTGTTGTAAATCAAATAAGGGTCGATTTCCACAAActgagagagggaaagagagaggttAGAAAAACAGAATCATGCATTATAACAcaaactgtatgtgtgtgtatgtgctgacacatatatatgtataaacttCAGCAGTTCCAATTAATATAATAAAGAAGAAAAGCGCTACACTATCTATGGTCAAAGTCTCCCACAAATACTTACTAACATAGCCGGAAGTTTGAGATTCTCTAAAAAGAATAAAAACGCtcagaaaaaacaaaagcagCTCCATCACTGCTCCTGTCTTCTCCAGACTGGCTGCATAAAGCACACTGTACAGTAAGATGTCTGTAcaagtgatgacatcacaatgtcaacagtaaccatagcaacacaAAACCAGTTAGGCCACGTCTACATTGTCAGTGAAGACAGGATATTTACAGATATTGATTTAAAATTCCCTTAAGGGAACCTTCCCTAGGCATTTTTGCCTTTAATGCCTTATAGTGCAAATATCTGATTATAACACCTTGTACAGCATACTATATCTATTAAATAATAAAAGTGTTACTTTATCCATGGCCAAAGTTTCCCCCAGACATTAACTGACATGACTGGAAGCAGCTCCATCACTGCTCTTGTCATCTCCAAACTGACTGCATAAACTACACTGCACAATATAATGTGTTTAACAACAATAACATCACAAAAATAGCTGTAACCACAGTAACACAAAAACAGTTATTTATCTTCATGATCAGTAAACCGACTGTTTAAACCACACTGTACAATGTGATTAATAGTGATGACGTTACAATGATATTTGTAACCGTAGAAACACAAAAAGGTTCAGGTAACATCTACATTATCAGTAAAGCTCAAAgattcacagagaaaaaaaaaaaaaaatttaattcccATAACATGAATGAGCATTAATTAACAATTAAAGATACTATAAGGAAAAATGGATCTCCGAACTGTGTACAGTATGATAACATCACAGCTTCAGTTGTAACCATAGAAACAACAAACTGGTATGGTTATAATTACATAATCAATGGAACTCACAGATTTATAGACAGAGATTTTAAATTCCCATAATATGAGTACATTCTTTaggccaggcccagactggcaatctgtgggttctggcaaatgccagaggggctgctgtaagatgccataggcagtcactatttattgggctggtggggggctgtttgggcccctctCTACTtaatatgccagggcctattttgaatcccagtccgggcctacTTTAGGCACTGTTGTTTATacatgtcttagggctctggcacacgggggagattagtcgcccgcgacaaaactccctgttcgcgggcgactaatctccccgagttgccatgacccgccatcccgccggcgaacatgtaagtcgtcggcgggatggcacacgcggcggagcgatttcccgaaatcgccggaaaagactcgcgactcttagtcgcccgcgaacagggagttttgtcgcgggcgactaatctccccgtgtgccagagcccttaaggaaacTTAATTATAACATAAGATTTAGAAGAGCCTTTCTAGCTATCTAGATATCTACTATCTTTAACCACTAAACCAAACAACTGGTCATGTGACACCTGTTTAACACTGATCCCATAGTAAAGTTGTACAGGtataaaacccattatccagaatgcttgggaccaagggtattccggctaaggggtcttttcgtaatttggatcttcataccttaagtctactaaaaaaacaataaaacattaaataaacccaataggagtgttttgcattgataaggattaattatatcttagttgggatcaagtacaaggtactgttttatttttacaaaaagaaaggaaatcaatttaaaaaatctaaattatttgattaaaatggagtctatgggagacgggctttccgtaattcagagctttcttgataacggatcccatacctgtactgtttactGCTACAGCTCTTTAAACACTGAACAAGATTAAGTTAATTGAAGTGATGAGATCATATTGATAACAATATATTACCAGGTGCAAAACaggaataataaaaacaataaggaaaatgtattgtatttgtatagGTATCTGTATGGACGGAAGGAAAGATTGCAACTTCTTAAATACAGTTATTCATGCCCTTAAAACCCCTACACTCTACCCATACTGCAATGGGAAAGGTTGCAATAATGATAGAAGCACTTGAGTTCTCAAAGGAGAGGTAAAAAAAAGTAGCCGTACAGTCAAGGGTAGATTAATTATGGGTGGGGCCCTGGATGGTGCCCTGACTCCTCGCATCCCGAGTACCCCTCCCGGCCACGCTGGACCAAGCCCTGGTTTTGCTGTTGGGGCGCCCGAGGCCGTATTGTATTTTTACAAATACAAAGCATCAGGAATTGGGCCATGAATATAATTTCCATGGTGGGCACAGAGAGGCTAATTCTGACATTGTCTCTCATTCTAATATGATAAACTGTCAGAATATTTATAACAGTTGTATGGTCTGGTTTCTCAGTTTATGGCAGACTTGGGTTCTACTGTCCTTTGCATTTGTTTAGATCCATTACCTCCACACTTTGACTGGGTCTCCAAGGGCCTACAAGGGAAACAGCAGAGAAACACATATCCAGGCCCCACTTGAAGAACCCAAATGAAAAGTAGAGAGAAAGCTCCTTCCACTAATGTGTGACGAATGGTGAGAGAGAGTCGCACATCACacatcctccctcagtctctttaaaactaaacttaaagactaccttttggagcactcgcccagcctCTGAtttgggaactggcacttatattgtcacccactgtgacctacagcacttatactgtatttgcctatttgtgtctgtaagttaccctcccatatagattgtaagctctacggggcagggacctccatcttgtgcctttgactcttgcctaacttattgcaactgtatcttgtatttattgttatgcaggtatgggatctgttatccagaaacccgatatccaaaaagctctgatttatggaaagcccgtctcccatagactccgtgttaatcaaataattcagatttttaaaattgatttcctttttttctgtaataataaaacagaaccttttacttgatcccaactaagatataatgaatccttattggaggaaaaacaagcctattgggtttgattaatggtttattgattttttagtagacttaaggtatgaagatccatattactgaaagatcccttatatggcaTACCCTTGGTccgaaacattctggataaagggtcctatacctgtactttgtatttatctattattatcttaataaccccctggttgtattaatctattctactgtacagtgctgcgtacataagtagcactttataaataaagatatacacacatacatttaccAATTGTTTCTGAGAATTGCGTTCCCATCTTAAAATGTACCatttaaagtatattaaaaattatatttaaaaagggaggtGTCCTTATCATGTAAGGTACAAgcagggcatgatgggaggaaACAGGCACTAACCAGGGGTGGGATAAAGCCACCTCTGGTGACTACCGacccaaattttcatttttttaaagcaaaaattcAGCTCTGTTAGTGCAGAGAGACCCCCCTGGACCCTCTATGCGCAGACTGGGAGAATGGGGGCGCCATTGGCGCTGCAGGATTGGTGCTTGGTACAAGTCAGGCTGGCATATGATGTGCCACAGCATGATAATCCTTACAACACAGATAAGGGGAAGGTATGAGGGAATTCCCAAACCCACCCACTAACAAACAGATAGCGGAACTGTAACACCCAGAAATCCCTTCCAATCATGCaccaaatactgttttattagaagggtcgggctggggggtgcagggcacactAGGGCTGCCAATGCaggggcaccccccccccatgatccagtctgaccctggagggGTAGGTAAACATGATGCAGGCACTGGGGGGGACAAGGGACAGCACTAAGGGGAAAGTGACATAGATGGTGTAatctgtttcatttaaaattctagAAAGCTACAAGGCTGTTTAGTCCCACTGCTTGGAACTCCAGAAACAGCAGAACAGTATTACTAGAATGTATAGCAGATAGGTAGTCTTGTGCTTTGCGACTTCTAACATTATTATTGTAGTTCTGTAAGAAGTGGAGCTGCCATAGCGTTCCTCCTTCCTGCAACACAGCCCTAAATAGACGCAGACCAAACAACACTTGTTTACATTGTGAGAAACTCCCACTGATCTCTAGTGACAGTTCCACACATGCCCAGTAGATGGCAGCAAAGCCAAACGCTTACACGCCTGAGCCCTTGTTGTGCTTCCTGATCTGTTGCTGCCAGACGCGCACTGGGTTTGAATGGTGCGGGCTGAGTTTGTGGGGCCCCCAGCCGGGCGGGGGAAGGAGCATGGCAGCGCTGGCAAGTTCCGATCCACCCTGCGATACCCTGGAGCAGAGAAAGCACAAGGGGCAGAATCTCTACTACCAGATCTACGTGAGGAAGATGCAGGAGCTGCCGCCCGATGTGCACCGCTTCTGCGACCCTGAATTGTCCGCCCCCCGCAGGAAGGAGCTGTTGCACTTACTCCGGAGCCTGGAGGAGGGGTCGAGCTGTCAGCGGCTGCAGATCCTCTTCTCCTTCTCGGTGCCCAGTCCCATGGTGCTGGAGCTGCTGTGTGCCCTGAGGGAGCCCCTGGTGTCAGCTGGAGCTGTGAGTTCTGCCTGGGACTTGGGGCGCTTAGGGACAAGCCTGGCCATTGTATATGTGGGACAGGGAGGGCCCCCTAGTGGCTCAGGTGTGTGCAGccggcagccctcca
This sequence is a window from Xenopus tropicalis strain Nigerian chromosome 2, UCB_Xtro_10.0, whole genome shotgun sequence. Protein-coding genes within it:
- the LOC100497024 gene encoding brain-specific serine protease 4; translated protein: MELLLFFLSVFILFRESQTSGYVICGNRPLFDLQHQKQEEKGLNADHGKLSIVDAFIDHLRLGVLHLKELNVDEGEWPWITSIQQQENNTYRHICAGTILNSRWVMTAAHCFKTLNGENATRSLQLVFGARHLSNHGPKSQVRYIRQIIQHEQYDPNTEKNDIALVQLNEAVQFSDRIQPACLPSSSAKLEPLTECYMAGWGVEEEGEESVAIMQEAKVKRIDNKNCNITYHGAIKENNLCASQNSTNMTSCQGDSAGPLMCKIKKVFSVIGIASWGSGCSQINSPGVFISTQSFVKWMVDTIISEEMKSTTEVNESVLNFPFGTVMDDVNPSAKEEKNVEPTNQATIQNIQENLTLKNRRKRFIVHEPQKALSVPPELTGAVQKLEVPRQSQDAQSEQTNSVLQVISAALKLKAWILGLFH